A window from Synechococcus sp. UW179A encodes these proteins:
- a CDS encoding CP12 domain-containing protein yields the protein MKSIDEHIKKDQSELEAAKAEGNDAKVRHFSEELESLQDYKKEHPGDSHDPTPIELYCENNPEADECRVYDD from the coding sequence ATGAAATCCATCGACGAACACATCAAAAAGGACCAAAGCGAACTCGAAGCTGCCAAGGCAGAGGGCAACGACGCCAAGGTTCGCCACTTCAGCGAGGAGCTTGAGTCCCTGCAGGACTACAAGAAGGAGCATCCAGGCGACAGCCATGATCCCACTCCCATTGAGCTCTATTGCGAAAACAACCCTGAAGCTGATGAATGCCGCGTTTATGACGACTGA